A single Anopheles maculipalpis chromosome 3RL, idAnoMacuDA_375_x, whole genome shotgun sequence DNA region contains:
- the LOC126560562 gene encoding uncharacterized protein LOC126560562, which yields MEHDVVRRYSDNRVKISGWAEKIQQYPYDCPWCTVGRAAYRTFGYTTKHFIPRTSTQAMSDTVWGHFQHRQLAQKRAKKTHCSEVKVCPYITSYQHDYFDRFPAFRKLMMINALHSGASKRNPSPIREYASHNTA from the exons ATGGAACATGATGTTGTGCGCAGATATTCGGATAATCGCGTTAAAATCTCTGGATGGGCcgaaaaaattcaacaatatCCGTACGATTGTCCCTGGTGCACTGTAGGG CGAGCCGCTTATCGAACGTTCGGATACACCACCAAACACTTCATACCACGCACCAGTACACAGGCGATGAGTGATACCGTCTGGGGTCACTTTCAGCACCGCCAGTTGGCCCAGAAGCGTGCGAAGAAAACCCACTGCTCTGAGGTTAAAGTGTGCCCGTACATTACCAGCTACCAGCATGACTATTTCGATCGGTTTCCAGCTTTCCGCAAG ttgatgatgataaatgCGCTGCACAGTGGAGCGAGCAAACGCAACCCCAGTCCGAT TCGGGAGTACGCTTCGCACAATACCGCCTAA